The window NNNNNNNNNNNNNNNNNNNNNNNNNNNNNNNNNNNNNNNNNNNNNNNNNNNNNNNNNNNNNNNNNNNNNNNNNNNNNNNNNNNNNNNNNNNNNNNNNNNNNNNNNNNNNNNNNNNNNNNNNNNNNNNNNNNNNNNNNNNNNNNNNNNNNNNNNNNNNNNNNNNNNNNNNNNNNNNNNNNNNNNNNNNNNNNNNNNNNNNNNNNNNNNNNNNNNNNNNNNNNNNNNNNNNNNNNNNNNNNNNNNNNNNNNNNNNNNNNNNNNNNNNNNNNNNNNNNNNNNNNNNNNNNNNNNNNNNNNNNNNNNNNNNNNNNNNNNNNNNNNNNNNNNNNNNNNNNNNNNNNNNNNNNNNNNNNNNNNNNNNNNNNNNNNNNNNNNNNNNNNNNNNNNNNNNNNNNNNNNNNNNNNNNNNNNNNNNNNNNNNNNNNNNNNNNNNNNNNNNNNNNNNNNNNNNNNNNNNNNNNNNNNNNNNNNNNNNNNNNNNNNNNNNNNNNNNNNNNNNNNNNNNNNNNNNNNNNNNNNNNNNNNNNNNNNNNNNNNNNNNNNNNNNNNNNNNNNNNNNNNNNNNNNNNNNNNNNNNNNNNNNNNNNNNNNNNNNNNNNNNNNNNNNNNNNNNNNNNNNNNNNNNNNNNNNNNNNNNNNNNNNNNNNNNNNNNNNNNNNNNNNNNNNNNNNNNNNNNNNNNNNNNNNNNNNNNNNNNNNNNNNNNNNNNNNNNNNNNNNNNNNNNNNNNNNNNNNNNNNNNNNNNNNNNNNNNNNNNNNNNNNNNNNNNNNNNNNNNNNNNNNNNNNNNNNNNNNNNNNNNNNNNNNNNNNNNNNNNNNNNNNNNNNNNNNNNNNNNNNNNNNNNNNNNNNNNNNNNNNNNNNNNNNNNNNNNNNNNNNNNNNNNNNNNNNNNNNNNNNNNNNNNNNNNNNNNNNNNNNNNNNNNNNNNNNNNNNNNNNNNNNNNNNNNNNNNNNNNNNNNNNNNNNNNNNNNNNNNNNNNNNNNNNNNNNNNNNNNNNNNNNNNNNNNNNNNNNNNNNNNNNNNNNNNNNNNNNNNNNNNNNNNNNNNNNNNNNNNNNNNNNNNNNNNNNNNNNNNNNNNNNNNNNNNNNNNNNNNNNNNNNNNNNNNNNNNNNNNNNNNNNNNNNNNNNNNNNNNNNNNNNNNNNNNNNNNNNNNNNNNNNNNNNNNNNNNNNNNNNNNNNNNNNNNNNNNNNNNNNNNNNNNNNNNNNNNNNNNNNNNNNNNNNNNNNNNNNNNNNNNNNNNNNNNNNNNNNNNNNNNNNNNNNNNNNNNNNNNNNNNNNNNNNNNNNNNNNNNNNNNNNNNNNNNNNNNNNNNNNNNNNNNNNNNNNNNNNNNNNNNNNNNNNNNNNNNNNNNNNNNNNNNNNNNNAACAATGACAGAACAGCGGCTCAAtcaccttctgtttctgcatataCACAAAGACTTGACTGATAACATGGACCTCAGCAAAGTCTGCCGCAGCTTCTGCTTCGCGAGTCAGCGAAGGGAGGCATACTTTGGAAAATACTGAGCTCTGAAACTTATTGTTATCATTAGTCGTTATTAGTGTCATTAGGATGTAAATAGTTTACAATGAGCGACATACTTATAAATAGCCTCGGAAGAAatctttttactaatataatgtttggttatatgttccaagtctgacaaagtttatgctgttttaataccaaatgctcttaattagttccgCCGCACAAGCGTTTGTATattcctgttgctcagatgttggattcttccatctctgcccatgcgcatgttatttacctgtgtttacttttattgtggtcatttataaagctgttggttggtttaactaataatcattattcataataaaatattggaacaaaaagtcatagctgaaaaagcgtttcattattcagtttttgttgatgttagacaatgatccgatgcatgtaaaattaataaggtgacgaaacactccggtggccccccacctagaaaatgaatccggcgccactggcTGTATGAGTGTAAGCTGCATGTGTAAGCAGCCCAGTCTCCTCTGTTTTAtcaataacaaacaataaaataagttaataataatttaattcaaaCCCTCGCGGCTAGTAAACCCAGCAGACCCACTGGGACTTTTCGCAGTGCTGCCAGTCCTGGCCTGTGGATGACCCATGATGAATAGCAGTTTGTTTAGAGACCTTGTACAATACAAACAattttaatcaataaatgtaCCATCTAGGTAAATGTGTagcatttttatatattgtatAATAATGtatacatttaatttttgtgACTGAACTGTGGCTGTCTCCTTGTTTTGTTCCAGTTGCATTTGGGCCCCCCCACTGTGGTGCCAGCCTCCCTGTCATCTTCGGTATCATCTGTTTTATGGGCATCATTGGAAACTGCATTGTCATGTACACCATTCTGAAGAAGACCAAGTGTCGCGCCAAACAAAGCGTTCCAGACATCTTCATCTTAAACTTATCAATTGTCGATCTTCTGTTTCTCCTCGGGATGCCGTTCCTCATCCATCAGTTGCTGGGAAACAGTACATGGCACTTTGGGGCTGCCATGTGCACGGTCATCACTGCTCTTGACTCCAACAGTCAGATCGTCAGTACTTACATCCTAACTGCAATGACCCTCGACCGTTATTTAGCTACAGTCCATCCCATTCGTTTCAACCATGTGCGCACACCATGTGTGGCGGTGCTGGTCATCGGACTGGTGTGGGTTCTGTCCCTGATCACCATCATCCCTGTGTGGCTGTACGCAGGCCTGATGCCCCTCCCAGATGGACTGGTTGCCTGTGCTCTCCTTCTGCCAGATCTTGCCAGTGACATTTTCTGGTTCACACTTTACCAGTTTTTCCTGGCCTTTGCCATCCCCCTGGCCATAATCTGCGTGGTGTTCTTCAAGATCCTCCAACACATGTCCACCAGTGTGGCCCCGCTGCCCCCGCGGAGTTTGAGGGTGCGCACCAGGAAGGTGACTCGGATGGCAGTGGCCATCTGCCTGGCTTTCTTCATCTGCTGGGCTCCTTACTACATCCTCCAGCTTGTCCACCTCGGGGTACAAAACCCAAGCCTGGCTTTCTCCTATGCTTACAACATCGCCATTAGCATGGGCTACGCTAACAGCTGCATCAATCCATTCCTCTACATCATTCTCAGTGAGACCTTCAAGAGACAGTTTCTCAAGGCTGTGCACCCACTTAACAGGAAGTTCCGTGTGAACCCAAGCACCACGGACGGAGGCAGTGTGAGCATGAGAATTATACCCGAAGGAGCTCAGCAGGAGCCAGGAACCAGGGAGATGTTGCCGTCCAACAAGGCCCCACAATGAATCAGTGAACTGAAATGAAAGTATTATTCTCAGAGTTAATCCTGCAACTTTAATCCATGCAACTGACGGTGAGATGTTGACTGAAGAAGACATTTCTTACAATAATGTCAATCATTTTTTGCTTTATGtacatttaccaaaaaaattaaataaaaaaacccgcAACATCTCAGGTGACTTTCTGTGAAACAAtagtctttaaaatgttatcacCTGCAATGTCCAATGATTAACTGATCCCCTTTTAAAGCCATGAATTTAtaggaaatataaaaatctaactttatttctataatATCACAGGTTTACatactttttaacatttctgttgttttgaaagGCTGTCCAGCATTTGCAGAAGCTTGATTTTAGCctattcatttattcttttatccAGTTTTTATAGCTGATAAGTTTGCGGTGTAGGCAGATCAGCCTATTCACAGTGAAAGCTCAGAGAACAACTAACTCTTAGTCTGAGTCTGAGTCAATGACCTCTAGTGCTTTAATGATTTTTGTAGCATTTTCCTACAGACATAGACATCATTAGCCCAAGACCAAAATCAGTATTGTTGTCCTCATAAATGTCCTCACTGT of the Kryptolebias marmoratus isolate JLee-2015 linkage group LG3, ASM164957v2, whole genome shotgun sequence genome contains:
- the mchr1a gene encoding melanin-concentrating hormone receptor 1 gives rise to the protein MDLSKVCRSFCFAIAFGPPHCGASLPVIFGIICFMGIIGNCIVMYTILKKTKCRAKQSVPDIFILNLSIVDLLFLLGMPFLIHQLLGNSTWHFGAAMCTVITALDSNSQIVSTYILTAMTLDRYLATVHPIRFNHVRTPCVAVLVIGLVWVLSLITIIPVWLYAGLMPLPDGLVACALLLPDLASDIFWFTLYQFFLAFAIPLAIICVVFFKILQHMSTSVAPLPPRSLRVRTRKVTRMAVAICLAFFICWAPYYILQLVHLGVQNPSLAFSYAYNIAISMGYANSCINPFLYIILSETFKRQFLKAVHPLNRKFRVNPSTTDGGSVSMRIIPEGAQQEPGTREMLPSNKAPQ